The following proteins come from a genomic window of Populus alba chromosome 12, ASM523922v2, whole genome shotgun sequence:
- the LOC118046297 gene encoding uncharacterized protein isoform X1 → MGSQVAAASYLSCINRVALNSSQISSLNPSFLPLKTETCHFPLHSDIKQDASSLRYPNLHLLKLRNVRTRATLDESAPAPLRAQEDEDEGRQPQPSEEVEESVKVLKNAAKTRKVAAEVVLSALTVIEKAKLDPSGFLKTLGGSDSPGRTWMLIFTAEKKLDRGRYFPLTAIQRFDAAGKRIENGVYLGPIGFLTFEGRLSWKNRILAFIFERMRIKIGPLNPFEISLGQKEDREPSTKDPFFIWFYIDEELAVARGRSGGTAFWCRCRRVAT, encoded by the exons ATGGGCTCACAAGTAGCAGCAGCTTCCTATTTATCTTGCATAAACCGGGTGGCTCTGAATTCGTCTCAGATATCATCCTTGAACCCTTCGTTTCTCCCTCTCAAAACCGAAACCTGTCACTTTCCTCTTCATTCTGATATAAAGCAGGACGCCTCTTCTCTCAGATACCCAAACCTTCATCTCCTTAAACTCCGAAATGTAAGAACTAGAGCTACCCTTGATGAGAGCGCTCCTGCCCCGCTTCGTGCCcaggaagatgaagatgaaggacGGCAGCCTCAACCCAGCGAA GAAGTTGAGGAGAGTGTGAAAGTGCTCAAGAATGCTGCAAAGACAAGAAAGGTTGCAGCAGAGGTGGTTTTGTCAGCTCTAACAGTGATTGAGAAGGCCAAACTTGACCCCTCAGGGTTTCTTAAGACACTTGGTGGGTCGGACTCCCCTGGCAGAACTTGGATGCTTATTTTCACGGCTGAG AAGAAATTGGATCGTGGACGGTACTTCCCCCTTACTGCTATTCAGAGGTTCGATGCTGCT GGCAAGAGGATTGAAAATGGAGTATATCTTGGACCAATTGGATTCTTGACGTTTGAAGGCAGATTATCATGGAAGAACAGAATACTGGCCTTCATCTTTGAGCGCATGCGCATAAAAATTGGACCTTTGAACCCTTTTGAGATCAGTCTTGGCCAAAAGGAAGACAGAGAACCAAGCACGAAGGACCCTTTCTTCATCTGGTTTTATATCGATGAGGAGCTAGCAGTTGCTCGAGGCAGAAGTGGGGGGACTGCATTTTGGTGCCGTTGTCGCCGTGTTGCCACTTGA
- the LOC118046297 gene encoding uncharacterized protein isoform X2, with amino-acid sequence MGSQVAAASYLSCINRVALNSSQISSLNPSFLPLKTETCHFPLHSDIKQDASSLRYPNLHLLKLRNVRTRATLDESAPAPLRAQEDEDEGRQPQPSEEVEESVKVLKNAAKTRKVAAEVVLSALTVIEKAKLDPSGFLKTLGGSDSPGRTWMLIFTAEKLDRGRYFPLTAIQRFDAAGKRIENGVYLGPIGFLTFEGRLSWKNRILAFIFERMRIKIGPLNPFEISLGQKEDREPSTKDPFFIWFYIDEELAVARGRSGGTAFWCRCRRVAT; translated from the exons ATGGGCTCACAAGTAGCAGCAGCTTCCTATTTATCTTGCATAAACCGGGTGGCTCTGAATTCGTCTCAGATATCATCCTTGAACCCTTCGTTTCTCCCTCTCAAAACCGAAACCTGTCACTTTCCTCTTCATTCTGATATAAAGCAGGACGCCTCTTCTCTCAGATACCCAAACCTTCATCTCCTTAAACTCCGAAATGTAAGAACTAGAGCTACCCTTGATGAGAGCGCTCCTGCCCCGCTTCGTGCCcaggaagatgaagatgaaggacGGCAGCCTCAACCCAGCGAA GAAGTTGAGGAGAGTGTGAAAGTGCTCAAGAATGCTGCAAAGACAAGAAAGGTTGCAGCAGAGGTGGTTTTGTCAGCTCTAACAGTGATTGAGAAGGCCAAACTTGACCCCTCAGGGTTTCTTAAGACACTTGGTGGGTCGGACTCCCCTGGCAGAACTTGGATGCTTATTTTCACGGCTGAG AAATTGGATCGTGGACGGTACTTCCCCCTTACTGCTATTCAGAGGTTCGATGCTGCT GGCAAGAGGATTGAAAATGGAGTATATCTTGGACCAATTGGATTCTTGACGTTTGAAGGCAGATTATCATGGAAGAACAGAATACTGGCCTTCATCTTTGAGCGCATGCGCATAAAAATTGGACCTTTGAACCCTTTTGAGATCAGTCTTGGCCAAAAGGAAGACAGAGAACCAAGCACGAAGGACCCTTTCTTCATCTGGTTTTATATCGATGAGGAGCTAGCAGTTGCTCGAGGCAGAAGTGGGGGGACTGCATTTTGGTGCCGTTGTCGCCGTGTTGCCACTTGA
- the LOC118046298 gene encoding probable glutathione S-transferase yields MQNTMGEVKVIGSSKSLFCARVEWGLKLKGVEYEYLEEDLLNKSPLLLKHNPVHKKVPALVHGDKPIAESLVILEYIDETWKDHPLLPEDPYDRAMARFWAKFADEKCVMGAFAAFWKEGEEKEKAIESALESFTFLEKQIQGKKFFSGDDKIGYLDLVMGWIPLWLNVMEEAGGMKLMDAQKFPFLHEWTQNFIEIPLIKECLPPRDALVNYFNFSLSYIRSMAAAKQ; encoded by the exons ATGCAAAACACCATGGGAGAAGTGAAAGTGATTGGATCTTCTAAGAGCCTATTCTGCGCAAGGGTTGAATGGGGTTTGAAGCTTAAAGGAGTGGAATACGAGTACTTAGAAGAAGATTTATTGAACAAGAGTCCCCTTCTTCTTAAGCACAACCCTGTTCACAAGAAGGTCCCTGCGCTTGTCCATGGTGACAAACCAATTGCTGAGTCACTTGTCATCCTTGAATACATAGATGAGACATGGAAAGATCATCCTTTGCTTCCTGAAGATCCATATGACAGAGCCATGGCTCGTTTCTGGGCTAAATTTGCTGATGAGAAG TGTGTGATGGGTGCATTTGCGGCTTTCTGGAAAGAGggggaagaaaaggagaaggccATAGAGTCTGCCCTAGAATCATTTACATTTCTTGAGAAGCAGATTCAAGGGAAGAAATTTTTCAGTGGGGACGATAAGATAGGCTATTTGGATCTAGTAATGGGTTGGATTCCTCTCTGGCTGAATGTTATGGAAGAAGCTGGAGGGATGAAACTGATGGATGCTCAAAAGTTCCCATTTCTTCATGAATGGACTCAAAACTTCATTGAAATCCCTCTCATCAAAGAATGCCTTCCACCTAGAGATGCGCTCGTCAACTACTTCAACTTCAGTTTGAGCTATATTCGTTCCATGGCAGCAGCCAAGCAGTAA
- the LOC118046299 gene encoding cyclin-dependent kinase D-3 has protein sequence MSENDVEKKVADRYLKREILGEGTYGVVYKAIDTKTGQTVAIKKIRLGKQKEGVNFTALREIKLLKELKDPNIIELIDAFPHKGNLHLVFEFMETDLEAVIRDPNIFLSPGDIKSYFQMTLKGLLVCHKKWVLHRDMKPNNLLIGSNGQLKLADFGLARIFGSPGRKFTHQVFARWYRAPELLFGAKQYGAGVDVWAAGCIFAELLNRRPFLQGDSDIDQLGKIFQKLGTPTPSQWPDLEWLPDFVEYSSQTAQPWRKLCPTASDDALDLLSKLFTYDPKTRITVQQALEHRYFTSVPLPTDPAKLPRPAPKRESHNPRTSDLHEGPTVLSPKKKARRVMPDREVFDGNAYHVDKIDQHGGEIRWAAGDNTSRNEQVPMSVDFSIFGAKPMSRPTINSADRSHLKRKLDLEFQHPE, from the exons ATGTCAGAGAATGATGTCGAGAAGAAAGTAGCGGATAGATATCTAAAGCGAGAGATTCTTGGTGAAGGTACTTATGGTGTTGTCTACAAAGCTATTGATACTAAG ACAGGACAGACggttgcaataaaaaaaattcggctcggaaaacaaaaggaaggagTAAATTTTACAGCACTTAGAGAGATTAAACTGCTTAAAGAGCTTAAAGACCCGAATATAATTGAGTTGATCGATGCTTTCCCTCATAAAGGGAACTTGCATCTTGTGTTTGAGTTCATGGAGACTGATCTCGAAGCGGTTATTCGTGATccaaatatatttctttctccCGGGGACATAAAATCATACTTTCAGATGACTTTGAAAGGACTACTGGTTTGCCATAAAAAATGGGTTTTGCATAG GGATATGAAGCCAAATAACTTGTTGATAGGATCTAATGGACAGCTCAAACTTGCAGATTTTGGTTTAGCGCGTATTTTTGGAAGCCCGGGTCGCAAATTCACGCACCAA GTCTTTGCTCGATGGTATAGAGCACCTGAACTTTTGTTTGGTGCCAAGCAGTATGGTGCTGGTGTTGATGTATGGGCTGCTGGTTGTATATTTGCTGAGCTACTTAACCGCAGACCATTCCTGCAG GGGGATAGCGACATTGATCAACTTGGAAAGATCTTTCAGAAGCTGGGGACTCCAACTCCTTCGCAGTGGCCTGATTTGGAATGGCTTCCTGATTTTGTAGAATATTCATCTCAGACTGCACAACCTTGGCGAAAATTGTGTCCTACAGCTAGTGATGATGCTTTAGATCTGTTATCTAAGCTGTTTACATATGACCCAAAAACTAGAATTACAGTGCAGCAAGCATTGGAGCACAG GTACTTTACATCTGTACCTCTGCCCACAGATCCGGCTAAGCTTCCCAGACCAGCCCCTAAGAGAGAATCTCACAACCCAAGGACTTCAGATTTACATGAGGGTCCTACTGTCTTGTCACCAAAAAAGAAGGCAAGAAGAGTGATGCCAGATCGTGAAGTGTTTGATGGAAATGCATACCATGTTGATAAGATTGATCAACACGGTGGTGAGATCAGATGGGCCGCTGGGGATAACACAAGCAGGAATGAACAGGTGCCGATGTCGGTTGATTTTTCGATCTTCGGAGCAAAACCAATGAGCAGACCTACAATTAACAG TGCTGACAGATCTCATCTAAAGAGGAAACTGGATCTTGAATTCCAGCATCCCGAATAA
- the LOC118046300 gene encoding AP-1 complex subunit sigma-1: MIQFVLLISRQGKVRLTKWYSPYTQKERSKVIRELSGVILTRGPKLCNFVEWRGQKVVYKRYASLYFCMCTDQDDNELEVLEIIHHFVEILDRYFGSVCELDLIFNFHKAYYVLDEILIAGELQESSKKTVARLIAAQDSLVETAKEQASSISNIIAQATK, translated from the exons ATG ATTCAATTTGTACTTCTCATTAGTCGACAAGGAAAAGTGAGATTGACAAAATGGTATTCACCTTATACACAGAAGGAAAGAAGTAAG GTAATCCGTGAGCTCAGTGGAGTAATTTTGACTCGAGGACCCAagctttgtaattttgttgAATGGAGAGGACAGAAAGTTGTTTATAAAAG ATATGCTAGCCTTTACTTCTGCATGTGCACTGATCAGGACGACAATGAATTAGAGGTCCTCGAAATAATTCACCATTTTGTTGAGATTTTGGACCGATACTTTGGCAGT GTCTGCGAGTTGGACTTGATCTTCAACTTCCATAAG GCCTATTATGTATTGGATGAGATTTTGATAGCTGGTGAACTTCAAGAGTCCAGCAAGAAAACAGTTGCTAGGCTAATAGCTGCCCAG GACTCATTGGTAGAGACTGCAAAAGAGCAGGCCAGTTCGATAAGCAATATTATTGCCCAGGCCACGAAGTAG
- the LOC118046301 gene encoding protein DETOXIFICATION 16: MEREQQSLSLNTPLCEGNGVGLYEERNQERGISKKEILEEVKKQLWLAGPLISVSLLQYCIQMISVMFVGHLGELSLSGASMATSFASVTGFSLLLGMASALDTFCGQSYGARQFHMLSIHMQRAMVVLLLVSIPLAVVWANTRPILIACGQQKDIAEEAGLYARFMIPSLFAYGLLQCLVKFLQTQNIVLPMMLCAGITTLLHILVCWVLVFKSGLGYIGAALASSFSYWINVLLLVLYVKFSSSCSKTWTGFSKEAFHDIVNFMRLAIPSAVMVCLEMWSFESMVLMSGLLPNPELETSVLSISLNTAATVWMIPYGLSGAASTRVSNELGAQHPYLARLAVCVVITIAVAEGILVGIVLILIRNVWGYAYSNDIEVVNYVAVMLPVVATSNFLDGLQCVLSGIARGCGWQKIGAYINLGSYYLVGIPIAILLAFVFHVGGKGLWLGIICALIVQVFSLATITIRTNWEQEAKKATERVYDEVIPVDTVS, encoded by the exons ATGGAGAGAGAGCAGCAAAGTTTGTCTCTTAATACACCTTTATGTGAAGGAAACGGTGTCGGACTTTACGaagaaagaaaccaagaaaGGGGAATCAGCAAGAAGGAGATTCTTGAAGAGGTGAAAAAGCAGCTATGGCTAGCAGGTCCTTTAATATCTGTGAGTCTGTTGCAATATTGTATACAAATGATTTCTGTGATGTTTGTGGGTCATCTTGGTGAGTTAAGCTTGTCTGGTGCTTCAATGGCCACTTCCTTTGCGAGTGTCACTGGTTTCAGCTTGTTG TTGGGAATGGCAAGTGCGCTTGATACATTTTGCGGGCAGTCATATGGAGCAAGGCAGTTTCATATGCTCAGCATACACATGCAGAGAGCCATGGTTGTTCTTTTACTTGTTAGCATACCACTTGCCGTCGTCTGGGCAAACACAAGACCTATCCTAATTGCCTGTGGCCAACAAAAAGACATAGCAGAGGAAGCTGGACTGTATGCTCGTTTCATGATCCCAAGCCTTTTTGCATATGGTCTTCTTCAATGCCTGGTCAAATTCTTACAGACTCAGAACATAGTACTTCCGATGATGCTGTGCGCAGGAATCACGACTTTACTTCACATCCTTGTGTGTTGGGTTCTGGTTTTCAAATCTGGCCTTGGATACATAGGAGCTGCATTGGCTAGTTCATTCTCTTATTGGATCAATGTATTACTTTTGGTACTTTATGTCAAGTTCTCTTCTTCATGTTCAAAAACTTGGACAGGCTTTTCAAAGGAGGCCTTCCAcgatattgttaattttatgagGCTTGCAATTCCTTCAGCTGTTATGGTTTG CTTGGAAATGTGGTCTTTTGAATCGATGGTTCTTATGTCTGGTCTGCTCCCTAATCCAGAATTGGAGACTTCAGTTCTTTCTATTAG CCTTAATACAGCTGCAACTGTTTGGATGATCCCTTACGGACTAAGTGGTGCTGCCAG CACCCGAGTCTCAAATGAGTTAGGAGCACAGCATCCATACCTTGCACGATTAGCAGTCTGCGTTGTCATCACAATCGCTGTTGCTGAAGGCATTTTGGTGGGAATAGTCTTGATATTGATTCGCAATGTTTGGGGCTACGCCTATAGCAATGACATAGAAGTTGTTAACTACGTAGCAGTCATGTTGCCTGTTGTTGCGACATCCAACTTCTTGGATGGACTCCAATGTGTTCTTTCAG GCATTGCCAGAGGATGTGGTTGGCAGAAGATCGGTGCATACATCAATCTTGGATCATATTATTTGGTGGGAATCCCCATTGCAATTTTATTAGCTTTTGTCTTTCATGTTGGAGGAAAG GGCCTTTGGCTGGGGATAATATGTGCACTCATCGTGCAAGTTTTTTCTCTTGCCACTATTACTATTCGTACAAATTGGGAGCAAGAA GCAAAGAAGGCTACTGAAAGAGTATATGATGAAGTAATTCCAGTGGATACAGTATCATGA